Within Xanthomonas theicola, the genomic segment CGCGGGTCGGCGCCGCCGGGCTGATGCAGTTCATGCCGGCCACCGGGCGCCGCTTCGGGCTGGGCCCGGACGGCACCGGCTTCGACACCCGCTACGACGCGCGCAGCGCCGCCGAGGCCAGCGCGGTGTACATCAACGAGCGCATGGCCGAGCTCAACCGCAGCATCGAGTTGTCGCTGGCCGGCTACAACGGCGGCGAGGGCCGCGCCGCGCGCGTGTTCAACCAGATGCAGGGGCGCAGTTTCTGGGAGGCCTCGGTGTACAACCAGTTCCCGGCCGAGACCAAGGACTACGTGCCGATGGTGATCGCCGCGGCCTGGATCTTCCTGCACCCGCAGCAGTACGGCGTGGCGTTCCCGAAGATCAACGCGCAGCTGGCCACGCTGCGTCTGGCCAGGTCGACCACGATCTACGAGCTGACCATCTGCCTGGGCAGCGACGGCACCCGCGACGGCTACCTGCGCGCGCTGCGCAACCTCAACCCGCGCTACGAGCCGGACGGCTGGATCCCGGCCGGGGTCACCCTCAACGCCACCACCAAGATCGTCGGCCTGTACAACCGCTATTGCGTCAGCGGCCCGCGCGCCGACCTGGCGCGCGCGCTGATCACCGCCGACGTCAACGCGGCGATCCGCAGCAGCACGCCGGCGGTGGCCGATCCCACCGGCAACGTGGCGGTGGGCGACGCGACCCCGGTGGCCGGCGTGCCGACCACGGTCGCCACCGGGCGCCCGGCGCCGGTCAAGCCCAAGCCCAAGCAGGCGCGCAGCTACCGCGTGGCCAAGGGCGACACGCTGGGCCGCATCGCCGACCGCTACAGCTGCGATCTCAAACAATTGGCCAAGGCCAACGGCCTGCGCGCGCCGGGCTATGCATTGAAGCCAGGCCAGTCGCTGAAGATGACCGGCTGCGACAAGTAGGCCGTACGCCCTTCTCCCACCGGGAGAAGGGGGCGTGTGGCGCACGCAACGCGTCGCGATGGTCCCGCCGCGCCGCAGATCAAAAGCGAAGATTTCCCTCTCCCGTCGGGGTAGGGGTAGGGGTGAGGGTACGGCAGCACCGGGAGTGCAAGGCCGCCGGCGCGCGCTGTTGCCGCCCCAACACCCGCGACGTTGGAGGGAGCGCCTGTGTGCCCAGCGTTACACCGAGCCTGACCGGCGTTTCCGCCGCCCAGCCTGGATCGAGCGTCGCCGCGGCTGGCCGCAGCAGCACGATCACCGTGGAGCCGTAGTTGAAGTGCGCCGCGCCGCAGGACAAGGAAGGCGCCTGTGCGTCCGTGGCGCCGCCGCGCGTCAGCCCTGCAGCCGCCTGGCCAGCGCCTGACCGAGCCGGACCGCGGTTTCCGCCGCCAGCCCCGGATCCAGCTGCGCTACGCCTGGCGGCAGCAGCACGATCACGGTGGAGCCATAGTTGAAGCGCGCCATCTCCGCGAACCGCTCCAGCACGATGCCCTTGCCGCGCCAGTCCTTGCGGGTGAGGCGCTCGCCGTAGCGCGGGATCTCCACGCCGCTCCACACCGTTTCGACGCCGGAGACCAGCAGCGCGCCGACCATCACCGAGGCCATCGGGCCGAAGTCGGTGTCGAAATGGCAGACCAGGCGCTCGTTGCGCGCGAACAGCCGCGGCACGGCGCGCACCGCGTCCGGACCGACGCTGAACAGCCGCCCCGGCACGTGCACGGTCTCGCGCAGGGTGCCGGTCCAGGGCATGTGCACGCGGTGGTAGTCGCGCGGGGACAGGTACACGGTGGCGTACAGGCCGTTCGCGAACGGCGCCGCCGCGGCTTCGTCGCCGAGCAGCTCGGCGGCGGTGAACGCCTGGCCCTTGGCCTGGAAGATGTGGCCGTCCTGGATCGGGCCGAGCTGGCTGATGCGGCCGTCGGCCGGCATCAGCAGCGCCTGCGGATCGGGAGCGGCGATGCGCGCGCCCGGCCGCAGCGCCCGGGTGAAGAAGGCGTTGAAGGTCGGATAGGCGCGCGGATCGGGCTCGGCGGCCTCGGTCAGGTCCACCCCGAAGCGGCGCATCACGGTGTCGATCAGCCATTGCTTCAGCCCCGGCCGCGACGAGTAGGCCAGGCGCCGCGCCAGCGAGGACAGCAGCCGGTGCGGCAAGACGTAGGTCAGCGTGGTCAGCAGGCTCATGGCGCGGTCGCCTCGGTCAGCGCCTGCAGGTCGGCGGCGATCGCCGCCGGCTCGAACGGCGGACGGATCAGCCCGGCCTGGCGGCCTTGCGGGTCGAGCACCGCGATCGCGGCGGAGTGGTCCATGCTGTAGTCCTTGGGGTTTTCTTGGAAATGCTTGCCGGGCACCTTCTGGAACACGAAGCCCAGCGCAGTGGCGAAGCGTTCCAGCTCCGGCACGTCGGCGGTGGCGGCGAGGGTGTCCTGGTGGAAGCCGTGGGCGTAGGCGCCCAGCCGCGACGGCGTGTCGCGCTCGGGATCGACCGAGATGAACAGCACCCGCGGGCGCAGCGCGTCGGGGATCGATGCCCATTGCCGCTGCGCCCGGGCCAGCTCGGCCAGGGTGGTCGGGCAGACGTCCGGGCATGCGGTGAAACCCAGGAACACCAGCGTCCAGTGGCCTTTCAGCTCGCCGGGGACCAGCGGCGTGCTGTCGGACTGGCGCAGGTGGAAGTCGGGCAGGGCGCGCGGTTGCGGGTATAGGCGCACGGTACGGGTGTCCGGCCACGCCGAAGCGCCGCCGCCGACGTGCTTCTGGGCCAGCAGCAAGCCCAGGCCGGCGGCCAGCGCGACCACCAGGACGATGCCGAAGTTTTGGTTGAACATACTGATTTCCCTTGCAACGAACGCTCATGATAGCGGTCGGGCCTCTATAATCGGGGGCCGAATCGCCTTGCCTGTTGCCATGACTGCCGACGCGGCCGCCGAACTCCACACGATCATCGATCTGATCCGCTACGGCAGCAGCCGTTTCAACGCCGCCGAACTGAGCTTTGGCCACAGCTACGACAACGCCCTGGACGAAGCCACGCAACTGGTGCTGCATGCGCTGCACCTGCCGCACGACCTGGGCCCGGCCTACGGCGGCGCGCGCGTGACCACGCCGGAGAAGGCGCAGGTGCTGGCGCTGTTCGAGCGCCGCATCGCCGAGCGCATTCCCGCCGCCTACCTGACCGGCGAGGCCTGGTTCGCCGGACTCAGCTTCAAGAGCGACGCGCGCGCGCTGGTGCCGCGCTCGCCGATCGCCGAGCTGATCGAGGCCGGTTTCGAGCCATGGCTGGCC encodes:
- a CDS encoding transglycosylase SLT domain-containing protein, with translation MPLSFRLTHGWPVVAALALACAAPAAHAQRVSARDKAAIDVLDQRLAAAEKRYNDAMVLVGNSDPKGAQESDAALEDIEDVIDACIKQRGCQVGTFLGAYKRLLKAKADAQGEAADADATDDDAAPLQADPDHIRPLAADVPEAARAASLLNDQRHAFDAMVEYNPAVQAGIRRWLTDMRPSLMTSYENYQNLRAIMWPEWEKRGLPEALLFGIIAKESNGRVHANSRVGAAGLMQFMPATGRRFGLGPDGTGFDTRYDARSAAEASAVYINERMAELNRSIELSLAGYNGGEGRAARVFNQMQGRSFWEASVYNQFPAETKDYVPMVIAAAWIFLHPQQYGVAFPKINAQLATLRLARSTTIYELTICLGSDGTRDGYLRALRNLNPRYEPDGWIPAGVTLNATTKIVGLYNRYCVSGPRADLARALITADVNAAIRSSTPAVADPTGNVAVGDATPVAGVPTTVATGRPAPVKPKPKQARSYRVAKGDTLGRIADRYSCDLKQLAKANGLRAPGYALKPGQSLKMTGCDK
- the asd gene encoding archaetidylserine decarboxylase (Phosphatidylserine decarboxylase is synthesized as a single chain precursor. Generation of the pyruvoyl active site from a Ser is coupled to cleavage of a Gly-Ser bond between the larger (beta) and smaller (alpha chains). It is an integral membrane protein.), with the protein product MSLLTTLTYVLPHRLLSSLARRLAYSSRPGLKQWLIDTVMRRFGVDLTEAAEPDPRAYPTFNAFFTRALRPGARIAAPDPQALLMPADGRISQLGPIQDGHIFQAKGQAFTAAELLGDEAAAAPFANGLYATVYLSPRDYHRVHMPWTGTLRETVHVPGRLFSVGPDAVRAVPRLFARNERLVCHFDTDFGPMASVMVGALLVSGVETVWSGVEIPRYGERLTRKDWRGKGIVLERFAEMARFNYGSTVIVLLPPGVAQLDPGLAAETAVRLGQALARRLQG
- a CDS encoding SCO family protein; protein product: MFNQNFGIVLVVALAAGLGLLLAQKHVGGGASAWPDTRTVRLYPQPRALPDFHLRQSDSTPLVPGELKGHWTLVFLGFTACPDVCPTTLAELARAQRQWASIPDALRPRVLFISVDPERDTPSRLGAYAHGFHQDTLAATADVPELERFATALGFVFQKVPGKHFQENPKDYSMDHSAAIAVLDPQGRQAGLIRPPFEPAAIAADLQALTEATAP